The genomic window GCACGTTCCAGTACATGTCCCCGGAACAGCTGGAAGGCAAGGAGGCGGACGCGCGCAGCGACCTTTGGGGGCTGGGCTGCGTGCTCTACGAGATGGCCACCGGACGGAAGGCGTTCGCCGGGAAGAGCCAGGCGTCGCTGATCGGGTCCATCATGAACGTGGAGCCGCCGCCGATTGCCGAGATTGCGCCGCTAGCGCCGCCGACTCTGGAGCGGCTGGTGCGGGCGTGCCTGACCAAGGACCCGGACGAGCGCATCCAGACGGCCCACGACGTGCGGCTGCAGCTGGAGTGGATCCGCGACGCCGGATCGCAGGCGGGCGTGGCGGCGCCGATCGCGGCGCGCCGGCGGAGTCGCGAGCCGATCGCCTGGGCGATGGCCGCGGCGGGACTGGCGGCCGCGGGAATGTTGCTCTATCTCCGCCTGACCGCGCCCCACCGGGAGGAATCATTCCAGGCATCCATCCTGCCGCCTCCCGACACGCATTTCATTCATTATTCGTCCGTCATCAGCATCTCGCCGGACGGCCGCAACGTGGTTTTCATCGCTGCCGGCGAGACCGGCAACCACCTGTGGCTGCGGCCGCTCGGAAGCGACGCGGCGAGGCTTCTGCCGGAAGGCAACCTCGGCGGAGCGATGTTCTGGTCTCCCGATAACCGCTACTTCGGCTACGCCACCCTCGGCGGGAAACTGAGAAAAGTCGCCGTGGGGGGAGGCGCGCCGACCACGATCTGCAACCTGAAATGGGCGCGCGGCGCCGACTGGGGCACGCAGGGCCGGATTATTTTTGCGCCGGCTCCCGAAGGTCCTCTCTTTTCCGTGCCCGCGGCCGGAGGGGAGCCCTCTCCGGTCACCGCTCTCGACGCCGCACGGCATCAGACCTCCCACCGCTTTCCTTCCTTCTTGCCGGACGGGGAGCATTTCATTTTCGCGGCGCTTCCCGGCGGACCGGGCGGGCTGGACCTCTTCGTCGCGTCGCTCAAATCGAAAACGGTCAAGAAAGTCATGATGGCGGACTCGGCGGCGGTTTATGCCGAGCCGGGTTACCTGATCTTCGCTCGGGAAGGGAAAATTCTGGCCCAGCCGTTCGACTCGCAGCGACTCGAGCCAAGCGGCGAGGCCGTGGTCATCGCCGACGCGCCTCCCCCCTCCGAACTGGATGCGGAGCCGGTGGCCTCCGTCTCGGACAACGGGCGGCTGGTTTTCCTGCGAGGCAGGGTCCCGTCAACTCGCCTGGAATGGATCGACCGCAGCGGCGCCGCTCGGGGCACGATCCCGCTCCCCGCCGGACCCTGGAAGATGTTCGCACTGTCTCCCGACCGCAGGATGGCGGCGTTGATGAACGGGACCGATCTCTGGCTGGTCGACCTGCTGCGCTCCATTCCTACGCGCTTCGCCCCCACCTTCTCGAAGGAGGCGAACGTCGTCTGGTTCGACGACAGCCGGCGAATCGCCTTCTCCTCCAATCGCAGCGGTCGGGCCGAGATCTACCTCGGCAGCGCCGACGGTACGGGCGAGCCCGAGATGGTTCCCACCACCGACGCACAATTCAAAACGGTGTGGGACGTCTCTCGGGACGGCCGAAGGCTGGTTTTTGGGATGCTGGGCAACAACACTTCCTGGGACCTGTGGACTCTCCCGCTGGAGAAG from Candidatus Polarisedimenticolia bacterium includes these protein-coding regions:
- a CDS encoding protein kinase; the protein is MTLLAGTRLGPYEIVGPLGAGGMGEVYRAKDTRLGREVAIKVLPQHLTDSPEVRARFEREARTVSSLNHPHICTLHDVGQEGTTDYLVMELVDGETLAARLERGPLAVPEVLRLGIQIADALDRAHRAGVVHRDLKPANVMLTRSGAKLMDFGLARATGMAGPAGGSGLTRTAMAPSPTMAQPLTSEGSLVGTFQYMSPEQLEGKEADARSDLWGLGCVLYEMATGRKAFAGKSQASLIGSIMNVEPPPIAEIAPLAPPTLERLVRACLTKDPDERIQTAHDVRLQLEWIRDAGSQAGVAAPIAARRRSREPIAWAMAAAGLAAAGMLLYLRLTAPHREESFQASILPPPDTHFIHYSSVISISPDGRNVVFIAAGETGNHLWLRPLGSDAARLLPEGNLGGAMFWSPDNRYFGYATLGGKLRKVAVGGGAPTTICNLKWARGADWGTQGRIIFAPAPEGPLFSVPAAGGEPSPVTALDAARHQTSHRFPSFLPDGEHFIFAALPGGPGGLDLFVASLKSKTVKKVMMADSAAVYAEPGYLIFAREGKILAQPFDSQRLEPSGEAVVIADAPPPSELDAEPVASVSDNGRLVFLRGRVPSTRLEWIDRSGAARGTIPLPAGPWKMFALSPDRRMAALMNGTDLWLVDLLRSIPTRFAPTFSKEANVVWFDDSRRIAFSSNRSGRAEIYLGSADGTGEPEMVPTTDAQFKTVWDVSRDGRRLVFGMLGNNTSWDLWTLPLEKGGKPQPYQAGPGQESHARISPDGRWLAYDSDESGRLEVYVQSFPVPERKTRISVDGGDTPGWTMAGKELLYAKEDTVMSVPIGQGAALEPGVPRPLLTLPEGTTGVAATADGERFLVTAGPDAQRDIRVILNWTTLLKQ